From the Streptomyces nodosus genome, the window TACCTGACCGTGGCAGATCGGAAGGGCAGCACGCGTGACCGTCGACGACACGGGCTCGGGCTCGGGCGTACCTCCCGCCCCCGACGTTGAACCCGGGCGGGACGCAGGCGCCGAGTCCGAGGAGAACCCCTTGGCGCTCCGCCTGGAGCAGCTCATCCTGGGGGCCGAGCGCCGCTATACCCCCTTCCAGGCGGCCCGCAGCGCGGGCGTGTCCATGGAGCTGGCCTCCCGTTTCTGGCGGGCGATGGGCTTCGCCGACATAGGTCAGGCCAAGGCGCTCACGGAAGCCGATGTGCTGGCCCTGCGCCGGCTCGCGGGTCTGGTCGAGGCGGGCCTGCTGAGCGAGGCGATGGCGGTGCAGGTCGCCCGCTCGACCGGGCAGACCACGGCCCGGCTGGCCGAGTGGCAGATCGACTCCTTCCTGGAGGGTCTCACCGAGCCCCCCGAGCCCGGTATGACCCGTACCGAGGTGACCTACCCCCTGATCGAGCTGCTGCTGCCGGAGCTGGAGGAGTTCCTGATCTATGTCTGGCGGCGCCAGCTCGCCGCCGCGACCGGCCGGGTCGTGCAGGCCGGGGACGACGAGGAGATGGTCGACCGCCGCCTCGCGGTCGGCTTCGCGGACCTGGTGGGCTTCACTCGCCTGACGCGCCGGCTGGAGGAGGAGGAACTCGGCGAGCTGGTCGAGGCGTTCGAGACGACCGCCGCCGATCTGGTCGCCGCGCACGGGGGGCGGCTCATCAAGACGCTGGGCGACGAGGTGCTGTACGCGGCGGACGACGCCGGTACGGCCGCGGAGATCGCCCTCCGCCTCATCGAGACGATGGCGAACGACGAGACCATGCCGGAACTGCGCGTGGGCATCGCCTTCGGCACGGTGACCACCCGGATGGGCGATGTCTTCGGTACGACGGTGAACCTGGCGAGCAGGCTGACCTCGATAGCGCCCCGGGACGCGGTGCTGGTCGACGGTGCCCTCGCGGAGGAGCTGATCCGCATGGGCGAGGCGCCCGCCTCCGAGGCACAGGCCGCCGAGGCCGTGGCCGCCGCGGAGAAGGAGGGCGAGGAGGCACCCTCGTACCGCTTCGCGCTCCAGCCGATGTGGCAACGCCCGGTGCGGGGCCTCGGCGTGATCGAACCCTGGCTGCTGAACCGCCGGGACGAGACACCGCTCTAGTGCCGCGGCAGGCAACGTTTGCCCGTGAAGGAGCGGCGTCCGGTGCGTGCTCTCGGTGTGCCGGCCGGAAGCCCTCGTACTGGACGTACTTGGGCTTGTGGCCGGTGCAGCGAGAGGGCGTGCCGGGCGTCGCGACGGGGCGAACGTTGCCTGCCGCGGCACTAGCCTCTGCCCCCACCCACCGCCCTGGGTTCGTTCCGTGAGGTGCGCGGGTCTGTCTTCTCGTGGGGCTTGCTCAACCGCCTGTACTGCCGCTGCTGGTGACGCACAGTCCGATGATCCGGCTCAACCGTCCGTACCGACACCGACATTGACGCACAGCCCGATGATCGGGAGGCACAGGCCCCCCGGGGCCGGGTCCGGGTCCAGGTCCGGGGCGGGTGCCTGTGTGGTCGTCGTCGCCGAGGGTGCCGGCGGTGCGGCGGGTGTCGTGGTGGTGGAGGGTTCATGCCTGGAGGAGGTGGTCGCCGGGGCCGAGGGAACCTCGGGGGTGCCGTCGGCAGCGGTGGTGGCGGGTGGGGCCGACGGTGACGGGCTCGTGGCCGGGCTCGTCGTCGGGTCCGCCGTGTCCAGCGCGACTCCGGGCCCGCCGGCCGCCTCCGTGAGGGCGCTCGCGGCGGGATGCCCGGAAGCCTCGGCGGGCAGGGAGCCGGCCGTGGCCGCCGTGCGGGTGGCCTGGATCCGGGGCTCGGCCTCCGTGGTCCCGCTCCCGCCGGTCGTTGACTCGGACGCCAGCCGTACCAGGCTCAGGGCCCCGGCGGCCAGGGCGAAGCCCCCGATGGCGAGGACCATCCGCCGGCGGCGCGGCTTGCGGTGCCGGCCCGTGGGGCGGTGCCAACGGGGCCCCGCCGTGTCGGGCGGCTCCGTGGTGGTTCCGGCGGTGGCCGTGTCGGTCGTCATGGCAGTCCCTCCCCGGTGTGCCCGCACGCCCCCCGAATGCGCCCCAGCGATCGGCAGATTATGTGTCGATCGGGGGTGAGTGAGGGCGAGATGGCCCGGATATCACCCGAACGGGGAGGGGCGGTCCCCAGTGGCCCGTAGCCGACGGACCTCCGCGACCGCTTTCGCCGGGCCGCCCGGGCTGCGATGATCGGGGACGTCGGGAGTTAACCCGCGTTAACCGGGAGGGTGTCATGACGGAGCAGGGCGACGAGCGGCGGTTCGGTGAGCATGTCGTCGTACGGCGGCACGAGTACGTCGCGGAGCTGGTGCTCGACCGGCCCAAGGCGATGAACGCGGTGTCCACCGCGATGGCCCGCTCCGTGGCCGAGGCCTGCGCCCAGCTGGCCGGCGACCGGGACGTCCGGGTGGCGGTGCTGACGTCCACGCACGAGCGCGCGTTCTGTGTGGGTGCCGACCTGAAGGAGCGGAACTCCTTCACGGACGCCGACCTGATGCGTCAGCGCCCGGTCGCGCGCGCCGCCTACACCGGGGTCCTGGAGCTGCCGATGCCCACGATCGCCGCGGTGCACGGCTTCGCGCTGGGCGGGGGCTTCGAGCTGGCGCTGTCCTGCGATCTGATCGTGGCGGACCGCACCGCGGTGCTCGGGCTGCCCGAGGTGTCGGTCGGAGTGATCCCGGGCGGCGGCGGCACCCAGCTGCTGCCCCGCCGGGTGGGTGCGGCACGCGCGGCCGAGCTGATCTTCACGGCGCGCCGTCTGGAGGCGGCCGAGGCACGGGAGCTGGGCCTGGTCGACGACCTCGTGGCGGAGGGGCAGGACCGCACGGAGGCGCTCGCTCTGGCGGGCCGTATCGCGGCGAACTCCCCGGTGGGTCTGCGTGCCGCCAAGCGCGCCCTGCGGCTGGGGCACGGGCTCGATCTGCGCACCGGACTCGAGGTCGAGGACGCGGCCTGGCGCTCGGTGGCGTTCTCGGGGGACCGCGCCGAGGGGGTGGCCGCCTTCAACGAGAAGCGCAGCCCCCGTTGGCCGGGAGAGTGATCACCCCCGATCACCGTCCGGCACCGCGCCGCGTCCCGGACGGTGACATGACGCACACCCCTGATCGCCGCACTGATGTCTCATATCGCCCTGTTTGTTTCTAGCCTGGTGGGATGGGTGAGGACAGTCGGCTGAGGGCCGTGGTGGCGCTGGCGCAGGGGATGGCCGCCGCGCACACCCCCCGGGACTCCTGGCGTGCCGCGGCGCTCGGCGCGTGCCGCGCGCTGGCCGGGAGCTTCGCCGCGCTCTCCGTGTGGGAGCGCGAGCTCGGACGGCTGCGGGTCCTGGTCAATGTGGGGGAGCGCGCGCCCGGCGAGGAGGAGTTCCCGGAGCGCGAGGCGTATCCGGTGCACCAGTTCCCGGAGATCACCGAGTTTCTGCACGAGCGCTGGGCGGGCGGCGGCGGGCCGAGCGCCTGGGTGGAGACCGCGCGGGGCCCCGGCGCGGGGCACGCCGGGTACTCCCACCAGCGGGTCGCCGCCCTGCGCCGCCGCGGGCGCGGCTGTTGTGTGGTGGCCCCCGTGATGCTGCACGGCCGTGCCTGGGGCGAGCTGTATGTCGCCCGCCGGACCGGTGACCCCGGCTTCGACGAGGCCGACGCCGACTTCGCCACCGTCCTCGCCTCCGTGGTCGCCGCCGGGATCGCCCAGTCCGAGCGCCTGGAGGAGGCCCATCGGCTCGCCTTCACCGACGCCCTCACCGGTCTCGCCAACCGCCGGGCCGTCGACGTACGCCTGGACGAGGCGGTCGAGCGGCACCGCGGCGACGGGGTCGCGGTCTCCCTCGTGGTCTGCGATCTCAACGGGCTCAAACGGGTCAACGACACCCGGGGGCATGCCGTGGGCGACCGGCTGCTGGAGCGCTTCGGATCGGTCCTCTCGCTGTGCGGCGCCATGCTGCCCGGCGCCCTCGTCGCCCGTCTCGGCGGCGACGAGTTCTGTCTGCTCGCGGTCGGACCGTCCGCCGACGAGGTCGTCAAGGTCGCCGACGAGATCTGCCGGCGGGCCGCGGAGCTGGAGCTCGGCGACGGGGTGGCCTGCGGGGTCGCCTCCACCGAGGACCCGATCGGTGCCGTGCGCTCCGCCCGTCGGCTGTTCCGGCTCGCCGACGCGGCCCAGTACCGGGCCAAGGCCCTGCGCGCCGCGAAGCCCGTGGTCGCGGGCCGTGAGGGGCCGGACGACCCGGTCGTGCGGCTGGCCGACGCGCCGCCGCCCGCCGGGGAGCGCCGGCGCTTCCGCGGACGCCACTGACCCCGGCCCGGATCACATGTAAGGGGTCGAGGGGCGGTCCACTGATGACATCAGAGCATTCACTGCGTACGCTCCTGAATATGGATATGCACACTGTGGTGGTGGGGACGTCCGGGGTCACCGCGTCCGACGTCCTTGCCGTGGCGCGCGCGGGCGCCCGGGTCGAGATCTCCGAGGAGGCTCTCGCGGCGCTCGCGGAGGCCCGCGAGATCGTGGAGGCGCTGGCCGCCAAGCCGGAACCGGTCTATGGGGTCAGCACCGGTTTCGGTGCGCTGGCGACCCGGCACATCAGTCAGGAGCTGCGCACCCGGTTGCAGCGCAACATCGTCCGCTCGCACGCGGCCGGCATGGGCCCGAGGGTGGAGCGCGAGGTGGTGCGCGCCCTGATGTTCCTGCGGCTGAAGACCGTCTGCTCGGGGCACACCGGCGTCCGCCCCGAGGTCGCCCGGGCGATGGCCGCTCTCCTCAACGCCGGCATCACCCCGGTCGTGCACGAGTACGGTTCGCTCGGCTGCTCGGGAGACCTTGCGCCGCTGTCCCACTGCGCCCTGGCGCTGATGGGCGAGGGCGACGCGGAGGGCCCCGACGGCGTCGTACGGCCCGCGGCCGACCTTCTCGCCGAGCACGGCCTCGCCCCCGTGGAGCTGCGCGAGAAGGAGGGGCTGGCCCTCCTCAACGGCACCGACGGCATGCTCGGCATGCTGATCATGGCGCTGGCGGACCTGGAGCGGCTGTACACCTCGGCCGATGTCACCGCGGCGCTGTCGCTGGAGGCGCTGCTGGGCACGGACCGGGTGCTGGCGCCGGAGCTGCACGCCATCCGCCCGCACCCGGGGCAGGGCGCCTCGGCTGCCAATATGCTCGCCGTGCTGAACGGCTCGGGCCTGACGGGCCACCATCAGGACGACGCCCCGCGCGTCCAGGACGCCTACTCGGTGCGCTGCGCCCCGCAGGTCGCGGGTGCCGGCCGGGACACGCTGGCGCACGCCCGGCTGGTCGCCGAGCGCGAACTGGCCTCCGCGGTCGACAATCCGGTGGTCCTGCCCGGAGAGGGCCGGGTCGAGTCGAACGGCAACTTCCACGGTGCGCCGGTGGCCTATGTACTGGACTTCCTGGCGATCGCGGCGGCGGACCTGGCCTCGATCGCCGAGCGCCGCACCGACCGGCTGCTGGACAAGAACCGCTCGCACGGGCTGCCGCCGTTCCTCGCGGACGACGCCGGTGTCGACTCGGGGCTGATGATCGCCCAGTACACCCAGGCGGCGCTGGTCAGCGAGATGAAGCGGCTGGCCGTGCCGGCCTCCGCGGACTCGATCCCGTCCTCCGCGATGCAGGAGGACCATGTCTCGATGGGCTGGTCGGCGGCGCGCAAGCTGCGCACCGCGGTGGACAACCTGACCCGGGTCCTGGCGATCGAGCTGTACACCGCGGCCCGTGCGGTCGAGCTCCGCGAGGGCCTCGCCCCGGCCCCCGCGACCCGGGCCGCGATCGACGCCCTGCGAGCGGCGGGCGCCCAGGGGCCGGGTCCGGACCGCTTCCTGGCGCCTGACCTGGCCGCCGCGGACGCCTTCGTGCGGAACGGCGGGCTGGTCGTGGCGGTGGAGACCGTCACCGGGACGCTGCGGTAAGGGTGCGGGAGACACGTCGTGGGGCCCTGCCGTCCGGCAGGGCCCCACGACGTAGGTCGGCCGATCCGACCGGACCGGGGTGCACCGCTCGTGCGCCCTCGGTGACGGCGGGCAGACGGTGAAATCTGCGTCAAGGAATCGTCAAGCGGATCAAAAATCCATCCGCTCCCTGCGCACCGAGTACGTCACAAAGCCCGCGCCCAGGCACAGCAGAAGCGTGCCCCCCACCACATAGGGGGTGGTGTCCACACTTCCCGTGTCGGCCAGCTGGACGTCCGGCTGGCCGGTGTCCCCTTCGACGGATGTCTGTGTGGACGCCAGGGCGCTCTCCCCGGACGTCTCCGGTGTCGCATTGGCGGACGGAACGAACCACAGGGCCCCCAGCAGGGTCCCCGCGGCGGTGGCGGTCAGCAACGTCCGGCGAGTACTGGACGTCGTTCGACGTGCGGCGGACACGAAATACCGATCCCCCTGTGGCGCTTGCGAATTGGACGTGCGGGGCGATGCTAGTGAAAGGCGCGGGTCGCGGGAAAGCCGCGCCCCCTCGGGGCCGTACGCTCCCGCCATGAGCACTCCTGAAACATCACAGTTTGTCCGGCTTCGTATGGAGCTGGTCGTCGAGGTCACCGACGCCGAGGCCCTCGCCAAGACCGCACTGCACCGGATCGCCGAAGATCCGGATCTTCCCGAGGGCGAGCGAGCCTACACCGAGAGCGCGGTGGCGGAGGACACCGCCGAGGCCCTCGCCTATCTGGTCGACCCGGCCGATCTGCTCGGCAAGGTGCCGGGGATCGAGCTCGCCCAGGCGACCTGGAGCAGCGAGGAGACCGAGTACGACCCGGACTCCTCGGACTGGGTCCTCGGCGAGGACGACGCGGACGACGAGGAGGACGAGGAAGAGGCCCGACTGCGCTGAGGAAGCGTGGCGAAACCGTGACCCCGGGCGGCGGCAACCGCGCCCGGGGTTCCGTCGTCTCAGGTGGTGGCCTCGGGCGATCCGCCTGACGCGGACCGCTCACGCATTCGTCGTCCTCGACGTGGCGTGGCCCACACATCGTTCGTATGTGGAACGGGACCGGCCGGTCGTAGCGTTGATGGTTCTTGCGAGGACTCACGGGTTTTGGGGATTCGGCGACGATGGAGAAGCGTGTGATGACGAACAGTAAGCGGCGCAAGGGTCTGGTGACCGCGTCCGCACTGCTCGGCGGAATGCTGGTGCTCACCGCGTGCAGCGGAGGCAGCGAGGCCTCCGGCGGCGGTGGCGACACTTCGCAGGCCAAGGCCGACGAGGCCGCCGCCAAGAAGGCGTCCGAGGCGCAGATCAAGATCACGCCGACGGA encodes:
- a CDS encoding adenylate/guanylate cyclase domain-containing protein, translating into MTVDDTGSGSGVPPAPDVEPGRDAGAESEENPLALRLEQLILGAERRYTPFQAARSAGVSMELASRFWRAMGFADIGQAKALTEADVLALRRLAGLVEAGLLSEAMAVQVARSTGQTTARLAEWQIDSFLEGLTEPPEPGMTRTEVTYPLIELLLPELEEFLIYVWRRQLAAATGRVVQAGDDEEMVDRRLAVGFADLVGFTRLTRRLEEEELGELVEAFETTAADLVAAHGGRLIKTLGDEVLYAADDAGTAAEIALRLIETMANDETMPELRVGIAFGTVTTRMGDVFGTTVNLASRLTSIAPRDAVLVDGALAEELIRMGEAPASEAQAAEAVAAAEKEGEEAPSYRFALQPMWQRPVRGLGVIEPWLLNRRDETPL
- a CDS encoding enoyl-CoA hydratase/isomerase family protein, with protein sequence MTEQGDERRFGEHVVVRRHEYVAELVLDRPKAMNAVSTAMARSVAEACAQLAGDRDVRVAVLTSTHERAFCVGADLKERNSFTDADLMRQRPVARAAYTGVLELPMPTIAAVHGFALGGGFELALSCDLIVADRTAVLGLPEVSVGVIPGGGGTQLLPRRVGAARAAELIFTARRLEAAEARELGLVDDLVAEGQDRTEALALAGRIAANSPVGLRAAKRALRLGHGLDLRTGLEVEDAAWRSVAFSGDRAEGVAAFNEKRSPRWPGE
- a CDS encoding GGDEF domain-containing protein encodes the protein MGEDSRLRAVVALAQGMAAAHTPRDSWRAAALGACRALAGSFAALSVWERELGRLRVLVNVGERAPGEEEFPEREAYPVHQFPEITEFLHERWAGGGGPSAWVETARGPGAGHAGYSHQRVAALRRRGRGCCVVAPVMLHGRAWGELYVARRTGDPGFDEADADFATVLASVVAAGIAQSERLEEAHRLAFTDALTGLANRRAVDVRLDEAVERHRGDGVAVSLVVCDLNGLKRVNDTRGHAVGDRLLERFGSVLSLCGAMLPGALVARLGGDEFCLLAVGPSADEVVKVADEICRRAAELELGDGVACGVASTEDPIGAVRSARRLFRLADAAQYRAKALRAAKPVVAGREGPDDPVVRLADAPPPAGERRRFRGRH
- the hutH gene encoding histidine ammonia-lyase; translated protein: MHTVVVGTSGVTASDVLAVARAGARVEISEEALAALAEAREIVEALAAKPEPVYGVSTGFGALATRHISQELRTRLQRNIVRSHAAGMGPRVEREVVRALMFLRLKTVCSGHTGVRPEVARAMAALLNAGITPVVHEYGSLGCSGDLAPLSHCALALMGEGDAEGPDGVVRPAADLLAEHGLAPVELREKEGLALLNGTDGMLGMLIMALADLERLYTSADVTAALSLEALLGTDRVLAPELHAIRPHPGQGASAANMLAVLNGSGLTGHHQDDAPRVQDAYSVRCAPQVAGAGRDTLAHARLVAERELASAVDNPVVLPGEGRVESNGNFHGAPVAYVLDFLAIAAADLASIAERRTDRLLDKNRSHGLPPFLADDAGVDSGLMIAQYTQAALVSEMKRLAVPASADSIPSSAMQEDHVSMGWSAARKLRTAVDNLTRVLAIELYTAARAVELREGLAPAPATRAAIDALRAAGAQGPGPDRFLAPDLAAADAFVRNGGLVVAVETVTGTLR